Proteins found in one Muntiacus reevesi chromosome 2, mMunRee1.1, whole genome shotgun sequence genomic segment:
- the SSC4D gene encoding scavenger receptor cysteine-rich domain-containing group B protein isoform X1, with translation MGPLERRPIGWTHKEAEMHIGPQPDERSRGWGPGDRTAAPSPLPPALSFLLLLPLAGALQPTSLPFPELRLVGGPSRCRGRLEVLHGGSWGSVCDDDWDVVDANVVCRQLGCGLALPVPRPLAFGQGRGPILLDNVECRGQEAALSECSSRGWGVHNCFHYEDVAVLCDEFLPTQPPTRRVLTSRAPPTTPQNGKGEGSVRLVGGAGPCQGRVEILHGGLWGTVCDDDWGLPDAAVVCRQLGCGAALAATTNAFFGYGTGHILLDNVHCEGGEPRLAVCLSLGWGVHNCGHHEDAGALCAVLGHPTLTALPPLATRADWAWHTEPEATGVGALPSREPARLTTAAWPAGKKSGRLRLVGGPGPCRGRVEVLYAGGWGTVCDDDWDFADARVACREAGCGPALGATGLGHFGYGRGPVLLDNVGCAGTEARLSDCFHLGWGQHNCGHHEDAGALCSGPEELVQQEGAETTRVPTPRPRDGHLRLVNGAHRCEGRVELFLGQRWGTVCDDAWDLRAAGVLCRQLGCGQALAAPGEAHFGPGRGPILLDNVKCRGDEGALLLCSHIRWDAHNCDHSEDAGVLCQPA, from the exons ATGGGACCATTGGAAAGACGACCCATTGGCTGGACACACAAGGAAGCAGAGATGCACATTGGTCCCCAGCCTGACGAgaggagcaggggatgggggCCCGGAGACAGGACcgctgccccttctcctctccccccaGCCCTGTCCTTCCTCCTCCTGTTACCACTGG CTGGTGCCCTACAGCCCACCTCACTGCCCTTTCCAG AACTCAGGCTGGTGGGGGGCCCGAGCCGCTGCCGGGGCCGCCTGGAGGTCCTACACGGGGGCTCCTGGGGCAGCGTCTGCGACGACGACTGGGACGTGGTGGACGCCAATGTGGTGTGTCGTCAGCTGGGCTGTGGCCTGGCGCTGCCCGTGCCCCGGCCCCTCGCCTTCGGCCAGGGCCGAGGCCCCATCCTGCTGGACAACGTGGAGTGCCGCGGGCAGGAAGCCGCCCTGAGCGAGTGCAGCAGCCGAGGCTGGGGCGTGCACAACTGCTTCCACTACGAGGACGTGGCGGTCCTGTGTGACG AATTCTTGCCCACGCAGCCCCCAACAAGGAGAGTGTTAACCAGCAGGGCACCCCCTACAACGCCCCAGAATGGAAAAG GTGAGGGCAGCGTGCGCCTGGTCGGGGGCGCAGGCCCGTGCCAGGGCCGAGTGGAGATCCTGCACGGTGGCCTGTGGGGCACCGTGTGTGACGACGACTGGGGGCTGCCGGACGCCGCCGTGGTGTGCCGCCAGCTGGGCTGCGGAGCGGCCCTGGCAGCCACTACCAACGCCTTCTTCGGCTACGGCACGGGGCACATCCTGCTGGACAACGTGCACTGTGAGGGCGGCGAGCCCCGCCTAGCAGTCTGCCTGAGTCTGGGCTGGGGCGTGCACAACTGTGGTCACCACGAGGACGCCGGCGCGCTCTGCGCAG TCCTGGGCCACCCAACTCTCACAGCCCTGCCACCGTTGGCCACAAGAGCGGACTGGGCCTGGCACACAGAGCCAGAGG CTACAGGAGTTGGTGCCCTGCCTTCCAGGGAGCCCGCACGGCTCACCACTGCCGCCTGGCCGGCAGGGAAGAAAA GCGGGCGGCTGCGGCTGGTGGGTGGCCCGGGCCCGTGCCGCGGTCGCGTGGAGGTGCTGTACGCCGGGGGCTGGGGCACCGTGTGCGACGATGACTGGGACTTCGCGGACGCGCGCGTGGCCTGCCGCGAGGCGGGCTGCGGGCCGGCGCTGGGCGCCACGGGCCTCGGCCACTTCGGCTACGGCCGCGGCCCCGTGCTGCTGGACAACGTGGGTTGCGCCGGCACGGAAGCCCGCCTCAGCGACTGCTTCCACCTGGGCTGGGGTCAGCACAACTGCGGCCACCATGAGGATGCGGGCGCGCTCTGCTCAG GTCCAGAGGAGCTAGTTCAGCAGGAGGGTGCTGAGACCACCCGGGTGCCCACTCCTCGGCCCAGGGATG GGCATCTACGTCTGGTCAACGGAGCCCACCGATGTGAGGGGCGTGTGGAGCTCTTCCTAGGACAGCGGTGGGGCACCGTCTGTGATGATGCTTGGGACCTGCGGGCAGCCGGTGTCTTGTGTCGCCAGCTGGGCTGTGGCCAGGCCCTGGCAGCCCCTGGTGAGGCCCACTTTGGCCCAGGCCGAGGCCCTATTCTCCTGGACAACGTCAAGTGCCGGGGGGATGAGGGTGCCCTGCTTCTGTGCTCTCACATCCGCTGGGATGCCCACAACTGTGACCACAGCGAGGATGCCGGTGTCCTGTGCCAGCCGGCGTGA
- the SSC4D gene encoding scavenger receptor cysteine-rich domain-containing group B protein isoform X2, with protein sequence MGPLERRPIGWTHKEAEMHIGPQPDERSRGWGPGDRTAAPSPLPPALSFLLLLPLAGALQPTSLPFPELRLVGGPSRCRGRLEVLHGGSWGSVCDDDWDVVDANVVCRQLGCGLALPVPRPLAFGQGRGPILLDNVECRGQEAALSECSSRGWGVHNCFHYEDVAVLCDEFLPTQPPTRRVLTSRAPPTTPQNGKGEGSVRLVGGAGPCQGRVEILHGGLWGTVCDDDWGLPDAAVVCRQLGCGAALAATTNAFFGYGTGHILLDNVHCEGGEPRLAVCLSLGWGVHNCGHHEDAGALCAVLGHPTLTALPPLATRADWAWHTEPEATGVGALPSREPARLTTAAWPAGKKSPEELVQQEGAETTRVPTPRPRDGHLRLVNGAHRCEGRVELFLGQRWGTVCDDAWDLRAAGVLCRQLGCGQALAAPGEAHFGPGRGPILLDNVKCRGDEGALLLCSHIRWDAHNCDHSEDAGVLCQPA encoded by the exons ATGGGACCATTGGAAAGACGACCCATTGGCTGGACACACAAGGAAGCAGAGATGCACATTGGTCCCCAGCCTGACGAgaggagcaggggatgggggCCCGGAGACAGGACcgctgccccttctcctctccccccaGCCCTGTCCTTCCTCCTCCTGTTACCACTGG CTGGTGCCCTACAGCCCACCTCACTGCCCTTTCCAG AACTCAGGCTGGTGGGGGGCCCGAGCCGCTGCCGGGGCCGCCTGGAGGTCCTACACGGGGGCTCCTGGGGCAGCGTCTGCGACGACGACTGGGACGTGGTGGACGCCAATGTGGTGTGTCGTCAGCTGGGCTGTGGCCTGGCGCTGCCCGTGCCCCGGCCCCTCGCCTTCGGCCAGGGCCGAGGCCCCATCCTGCTGGACAACGTGGAGTGCCGCGGGCAGGAAGCCGCCCTGAGCGAGTGCAGCAGCCGAGGCTGGGGCGTGCACAACTGCTTCCACTACGAGGACGTGGCGGTCCTGTGTGACG AATTCTTGCCCACGCAGCCCCCAACAAGGAGAGTGTTAACCAGCAGGGCACCCCCTACAACGCCCCAGAATGGAAAAG GTGAGGGCAGCGTGCGCCTGGTCGGGGGCGCAGGCCCGTGCCAGGGCCGAGTGGAGATCCTGCACGGTGGCCTGTGGGGCACCGTGTGTGACGACGACTGGGGGCTGCCGGACGCCGCCGTGGTGTGCCGCCAGCTGGGCTGCGGAGCGGCCCTGGCAGCCACTACCAACGCCTTCTTCGGCTACGGCACGGGGCACATCCTGCTGGACAACGTGCACTGTGAGGGCGGCGAGCCCCGCCTAGCAGTCTGCCTGAGTCTGGGCTGGGGCGTGCACAACTGTGGTCACCACGAGGACGCCGGCGCGCTCTGCGCAG TCCTGGGCCACCCAACTCTCACAGCCCTGCCACCGTTGGCCACAAGAGCGGACTGGGCCTGGCACACAGAGCCAGAGG CTACAGGAGTTGGTGCCCTGCCTTCCAGGGAGCCCGCACGGCTCACCACTGCCGCCTGGCCGGCAGGGAAGAAAA GTCCAGAGGAGCTAGTTCAGCAGGAGGGTGCTGAGACCACCCGGGTGCCCACTCCTCGGCCCAGGGATG GGCATCTACGTCTGGTCAACGGAGCCCACCGATGTGAGGGGCGTGTGGAGCTCTTCCTAGGACAGCGGTGGGGCACCGTCTGTGATGATGCTTGGGACCTGCGGGCAGCCGGTGTCTTGTGTCGCCAGCTGGGCTGTGGCCAGGCCCTGGCAGCCCCTGGTGAGGCCCACTTTGGCCCAGGCCGAGGCCCTATTCTCCTGGACAACGTCAAGTGCCGGGGGGATGAGGGTGCCCTGCTTCTGTGCTCTCACATCCGCTGGGATGCCCACAACTGTGACCACAGCGAGGATGCCGGTGTCCTGTGCCAGCCGGCGTGA